The genomic region TTTCAAAATCATCCCGACTGGGGGCGCGGTCGCGATTGGCTGGGAATATATGAAGAGTGTTGTCGCATTCTTTGGGAAGAAATCGATTATTTAAATGAAGGTCGCAATGCCGATACGTTTCGCCGCAATTTTCGCGAATACGATTGGGTTAAAGTCCCTCGAATTTACTGGCGTTACACTTCCCCACAGGTTTTAACTCTAGAATACGCACCAGGAATCAAGATCAGCCACTATGAAGCGATAGAAGCCGCTGGCTTAGACCGGAAGTTAATAGCTAGACAAGGAGCAGAAGCCTATTTACATCAGTTACTACACAATGGCTTCTTCCACGCCGACCCGCACCCAGGTAATATCGCTGTTAGTCCCGAAGGGTCGCTGATTTTTTATGATTTTGGCATGATGGGGCGAATTAAGGCAAACGTGCGCGAACAGTTAATGGAAACTCTGTTTGGCATTGCGCAAAAAGATGGCGATCGCGTGGTTGCATCTTTAGTAGAACTGGGCGCTTTAGCAGCTACAGATGATATGGGTCCAGTCCGGCGATCGGTGCAGTTTATGCTGGACAATTTCATGGATAAGCCGTTTGAAAATCAATCGGTGAGTGCGATTAGCGACGATCTTTATGAAATTGCCTACGGTCAGCCATTTCGCTTTCCGGCTACTTTTACGTTCGTCATGCGGGCTTTTTCTACTCTCGAAGGGGTCGGCAAGGGCTTAGACCCTGAGTTCAACTTTATGGAAGTTGCTAAACCTTTTGCATTCCAGCTTATGACTGATGGTAATGGTTCTGTTGATGGTAATAGCTTCTTGAACGAATTAAGTCGTCAAGCTGCCCAAGTGGGTAGTACCGCTTTCGGCTTACCAAGACGCTTAGAAGACACCCTCGAAAAACTGGAACGAGGAGATTTGCGCGTGCGGGTACGGTCAATTGAAACAGAACGCTTGTTGCGGCGACAGAGTAGCGTCCAAGTCGCCATTACTTACGCTCTAATTGTCAGTTCCTTCACGATTTCGGCAACAATTTTGTTAATTAGTCAATTTGCTTGGCTAGCATTGATCCCTGGGGCGATCGCTGC from Chroococcidiopsis sp. SAG 2025 harbors:
- a CDS encoding ABC1 kinase family protein → MEKTYTNKSYRWNRENYSRQRRFVDIWMFVLTLLFGLWLDGKAWSYPGGVTEARKIARRKKQAIWIRNTLLDLGPTFIKVGQLFSTRADLFPSEYVEELAKLQDRVPAFGYEQVETTVERELGKKIPELFHSFEPIPLAAASLGQVHKAKLRSGEEVVVKIQRPGLKKLFEIDLAILKGITRYFQNHPDWGRGRDWLGIYEECCRILWEEIDYLNEGRNADTFRRNFREYDWVKVPRIYWRYTSPQVLTLEYAPGIKISHYEAIEAAGLDRKLIARQGAEAYLHQLLHNGFFHADPHPGNIAVSPEGSLIFYDFGMMGRIKANVREQLMETLFGIAQKDGDRVVASLVELGALAATDDMGPVRRSVQFMLDNFMDKPFENQSVSAISDDLYEIAYGQPFRFPATFTFVMRAFSTLEGVGKGLDPEFNFMEVAKPFAFQLMTDGNGSVDGNSFLNELSRQAAQVGSTAFGLPRRLEDTLEKLERGDLRVRVRSIETERLLRRQSSVQVAITYALIVSSFTISATILLISQFAWLALIPGAIAAGTGFSLIRLLMRLDRYDKMF